A genomic window from Lotus japonicus ecotype B-129 chromosome 1, LjGifu_v1.2 includes:
- the LOC130729041 gene encoding monosaccharide-sensing protein 2, which yields MSSAVLVAVAAAIGNLLQGWDNATIAGSILYIKREFQLESQPTVEGLIVAMSLIGATVVTTFSGALSDLLGRRPMLIISSVLYFLSSLVMLWSPNVYILLFARLLDGLGIGLAVTLVPLYISEIAPPEIRGLLNTLPQFTGSAGMFFSYCMVFGMSLTKAPSWRLMLGVLSIPSLIYFGFTLFFLPESPRWLVSKGRMLQAKKVLQRLRGREDVSGEMALLVEGLGVGGDTAIEEYIIGPANEFTDEEDPSAGKDQIKLYGHERGQSWVAKPAQSSIGLMSRKGSMANQRQGSLAVDPLVTLFGSVHEKLPETGSMTLFPHFGSMFSVGGNQTRNEEWDEESLREGDDDVSDAAAGDSDDNLQSPLISRQATSIDKDIPPAAHDSLSSMRQGSLLQGNAGEPAGSTEIGGGWQLAWKWSEREGSDGKKEGGYKRIYLHQEGGPGSRRGSVVSLPGDVPTDHGEVIQVAALVSQPALYNKELMHQQPVGPAMIHPSETTAKGPSWSDLFEPGVKHALIVGVGLQILQQFSGINGVLYYTPQILEQAGVGYLLSNLGLGSTSSSFLISALTTLLMLPCIAVAMRLMDISGRRTLLLSTIPVLIASLLILVLGSLVDLGSTVNASIATISVVVYFCSFVMGFGPVPNILCAEIFPTRVRGLCIAICALTFWISDIIVTYTLPVMLNSVGLAGVFGMYAIVCCIAWVFVFLKVPETKGMPLEVIIEFFSVGAKQIDAAQHN from the exons ATGAGTTCAGCTGTTcttgttgctgttgctgctgctaTTGGTAACTTACTTCAAGGATGGGATAATGCCACTATTGCAG GATCTATTTTATACATTAAGAGGGAGTTTCAATTAGAAAGTCAGCCCACAGTGGAAGGTCTTATTGTGGCTATGTCACTTATTGGGGCAACCGTCGTTACTACATTCTCCGGAGCGCTATCGGACTTGCTAGGCCGGCGTCCCATGTTGATTATCTCCTCTGTCCTTTATTTTCTTAGTTCTCTTGTCATGCTATGGTCTCCAAATGTTTATATCCTCCTCTTTGCAAGACTTTTAGATGGATTGGGGATTGGTTTGGCAGTTACCTTGGTACCTCTTTACATATCTGAGATAGCTCCTCCTGAGATTAGGGGATTACTCAATACACTTCCACAGTTCACTGGTTCTGCTGGAATGTTTTTCTCCTACTGTATGGTCTTTGGGATGTCACTCACCAAGGCGCCTAGCTGGAGGCTCATGTTGGGTGTTCTTTCAATCCcctctcttatttattttggaTTCACACTATTCTTCTTGCCCGAGTCTCCAAGATGGCTTGTCAGTAAAGGTCGTATGCTTCAGGCTAAGAAGGTTTTGCAGCGCCTTCGTGGAAGGGAAGATGTTTCTG GTGAGATGGCTTTATTGGTTGAGGGTCTTGGAGTAGGGGGTGATACAGCCATCGAAGAATACATAATTGGTCCTGCCAATGAATTTACTGATGAAGAGGATCCATCTGCAGGTAAAGATCAGATCAAGTTGTATGGGCACGAACGAGGTCAGTCCTGGGTTGCCAAACCTGCTCAGAGTTCCATTGGCCTTATGTCTCGGAAAGGAAGCATGGCAAATCAGAGACAGGGTAGTCTAGCGGTGGATCCTTTAGTCACCCTTTTTGGTAGTGTCCATGAGAAGCTCCCGGAGACAGGAAGCATGACCCTTTTTCCACACTTCGGAAGCATGTTTAGTGTTGGGGGAAATCAGACGAGGAATGAAGAATGGGATGAAGAAAGCCTTAGAGAGGGTGATGATGATGTCTCTGATGCTGCTGCTGGTGATTCTGATGACAATTTGCAGAGCCCGTTGATCTCACGTCAAGCAACAAGTATTGATAAGGACATACCTCCTGCTGCTCATGATAGCCTTTCGAGCATGAGGCAAGGTAGTCTTTTACAAGGAAATGCAGGAGAACCTGCTGGTAGTACTGAGATTGGTGGTGGTTGGCAACTAGCGTGGAAATGGTCTGAACGAGAAGGCTCAGATGGAAAGAAGGAAGGTGGTTATAAGAGAATATATTTACACCAAGAGGGTGGTCCTGGATCTAGACGTGGGTCTGTGGTTTCACTTCCTGGTGATGTGCCAACAGATCATGGTGAGGTCATACAAGTTGCTGCTCTAGTGAGTCAACCAGCCCTTTATAATAAGGAGCTTATGCATCAACAACCAGTGGGACCAGCTATGATTCATCCATCTGAAACAACTGCAAAAGGGCCAAGTTGGAGTGATCTTTTTGAACCTGGTGTTAAGCATGCACTAATTGTCGGGGTGGGACTTCAAATTCTTCAGCAG TTCTCAGGTATCAATGGTGTCCTGTACTATACACCTCAAATTCTTGAGCAGGCAGGTGTTGGTTATCTTCTTTCAAACCTGGGCCTTGGTTCaacttcttcatcttttcttataAGTGCTTTGACAACATTGTTGATGCTTCCTTGTATAGCTGTTGCCATGAGGCTCATGGATATTTCTGGCAGAAG GACTTTGCTGCTGAGTACTATCCCAGTCTTGATAGCATCTCTTCTCATATTAGTCCTAGGGAGCCTTGTGGATTTGGGCAGTACGGTAAATGCATCAATCGCAACTATTAGCGTTGTTGTCTATTTCTGTTCCTTTGTCATGGGTTTTGGGCCAGTACCTAATATACTTTGTGCTGAGATTTTCCCCACTCGAGTTCGTGGTCTCTGCATTGCCATATGTGCTCTAACCTTTTGGATCAGTGACATCATTGTCACCTACACACTCCCAGTTATGCTTAACTCTGTTGGCCTCGCTGGTGTTTTTGGTATGTACGCAATCGTGTGTTGCATAGCTTGGGTGTTTGTCTTTCTCAAAGTTCCGGAAACTAAGGGCATGCCACTAGAAGTTATCATTGAGTTCTTCTCCGTCGGAGCTAAACAGATTGACGCTGCCCAGCATAACTAA
- the LOC130732408 gene encoding zinc finger protein ZAT3, producing MQEAASTMSNSHSQTHHNLHHLSSSSSSSKQQQRCRGKKRTKLMRMNNTEEDEEDQEEELKVKCCTECGKKFWSWKALFGHMRCHPERQWRGINPPPNYRRPPPQQPQMQMVMTQEDHEVAACLLLLANAKGEIITTSETVSCSHHHEEDCFVSRNSNSSKCSGDAVLFGGSSGSGGGGHKCSICLRVFSSGQALGGHKRCHWEKTAGSGGGDPLPLLPPPHASVALDLNLPPSDSDASSDPISPLTLDLSLRL from the coding sequence atgcAAGAAGCAGCAAGCACCATGAGCAACTCTCACAGTCAAACTCATCATAACCTGCATCAtctatcatcatcttcatcttcttcgaaACAGCAACAGCGGTGTCGCGGAAAGAAGCGCACTAAGTTGATGAGAATGAATAATACggaggaggatgaagaagatCAGGAAGAGGAGTTGAAGGTGAAATGCTGTACGGAGTGCGGGAAGAAGTTCTGGTCTTGGAAGGCTCTTTTTGGCCACATGCGCTGCCATCCTGAGCGCCAGTGGCGAGGGATTAATCCGCCTCCCAATTACCGACGACCACCACCGCAGCAACCACAAATGCAAATGGTGATGACCCAGGAAGACCACGAGGTTGCTGCTTGTCTTCTCTTGCTTGCAAATGCAAAAGGAGAAATAATAACTACTTCTGAAACGGTTTCGTGCAGTCATCATCATGAAGAGGATTGTTTCGTTAGtcgcaacagcaacagcagcaaGTGCAGTGGAGATGCAGTACTGTTTGGGGGGTCATCAGGGTCAGGAGGAGGAGGGCACAAGTGCAGCATATGTCTCAGGGTGTTTTCCAGTGGGCAGGCGCTTGGTGGTCACAAAAGGTGTCATTGGGAGAAAACTGCAGGATCAGGAGGTGgtgatcctcttcctcttcttcctcctcctcatgCTTCTGTTGCTCTCGACTTGAATTTACCACCCTCTGACTCTGATGCCTCCTCTGATCCTATTTCCCCCCTCACTCTCGATTTGAGTTTGAGACTTTAG